The window ACCAAAATACAGGAGGAGCGTATATTGATAAGAAGCCCAACGCCTATTTTATCCGGGGAATCGGTCTGGTGACCTCTTTGGAAGATATTAAAAATATTGCCGTTAAAAACGAAACGGGAAGCGTTCCTATTTTTATCAAAGACGTGGCTGATGTCCGTCTGGGAAGTGCCGTTCGTTATGGAGCATTAACCTACGACGGAAAAGTAGATGCCGTAGGCGGAGTCGTGATGATGCTGAAAGGTGCGAATAGCAATGAGGTGGTAAGCAATATCAAAGCAAAAATCCCCACCATTCAGAAATCTCTTCCGGATGATGTTATTATTGAACCTTTCCTGGACAGAACAGACCTTGTAGACAGAGCCATCAGTACCGTACAGAAAAACCTTATCGAAGGAGCCCTGATTGTTATTTTCGTTCTTGTGATCTTCTTAGGAAACCTGAGAGCCGGGCTTATTGTAGCTTCTGCCATTCCGTTGTCTCTGCTGTTTGCATTAGGAATGATGAATGTTTTTGGGGTAAGTGCCAACCTGATGAGCCTTGGCGCCATAGATTTCGGGTTGATTGTAGATGGTGCCGTAATTATTGTTGAGGCTACCCTCCATCATTTAGGCGTAAGGAAATCTGCCCTTGCCTTAACTCAGTCTGAAATGGATGAAGAAGTTTTTCTTTCTGCATCCAAGATCAGAAGCAGTGCCGCCTTCGGAGAAATTATCATCCTCATTGTATACATTCCGATTCTTACCCTGGCAGGAGTAGAAGGAAAGATGTTTACACCCATGGCAAAAACAGTAGGATTTGCTATCTTGGGAGCCCTGATTTTATCGCTTACCTATATCCCGATGATGAGCGCCCTCTTTTTATCTAAGAAAATTTCCCATAAAGAAACATTCTCGGATAAAATGATGAACCGTTTACAGAAAATATACCAGCCATTATTGCAGAAAGCCATTAAAGTAAAATATATTATTGTTTCTGTAACGGCTGTAGTTTTTCTTATCTCCGCGTTTATTTTTAAAAATATGGGTGGTGAGTTTATTCCTCAGCTGCAGGAAGGAGATTATGCATTTCACTGTATCTTGCCACAGGGAAGCTCGCTCAGCCAGAGTATAGAAACCTCCATGCAGGCCTCAAGATTGATCAAGCAGTTTGATGAGGTGAAAATGGTAGTAGGGAAAACCGGTTCTGCTGAGGTTCCTACCGATCCAATGCCTCCTGAAGCTACCGATATGATTGTGGTATTAAAACCGCAAAGCGAATGGAAAACCAAGAAATCCTATAATGAACTGGCGGATGAAATCAGTGAAAAACTGGAAACGATTCCTGGAGTGTTTTTTGAGAAAAACCAACCTATTCAGATGCGTTTCAATGAGCTCATGACCGGGATCAGGCAGGACGTTGCGGTCAAGATTTTCGGCGAAAATCTGGATTCTCTTGCTGTATATGCAGATAAAGTGGGAAAGGTTATTCAGACTGTTGATGGAGCTACAGCCCCTCAGATCGAAAGAGTAAGTGGTCTTCCGCAGATTAATGTTCAATATGACAGAACAAGAATCGCCAATTATGGATTGAATATCGAAGATGTCAACAATGCAGTAAGTACAGCATTTGCTGGGAAAGCTGCAGGACAGGTTTTTGAAAATGAAAGACGCTTTGATCTGGTAGTTCGTCTGGACAGTCTTCACAGAACGGATATTTCAGATGTGAATAATCTGATGATCACTTCTGCTGCCGGAGCTCAGATTCCACTCTCACAGGTGGCGAATATAAGCTATAAGCTCGGGCCGGCTCAGATCAGCCGTGAGCAGGGAAAACGTAGAATTGTTATTGGCTTCAACGTAAAAGGCCGGGATGTGGAAAGTGTAGTAAAAGATATTCAGGCAAAACTGGATAAAGTGAAACTTCCTTCCGGATACTACTTTACTTACGGCGGGCAGTTTGAAAATCTTCAGGAGGCGAGTCAGCGTCTGATGATTGCTGTTCCTGTATCCTTATTGCTCATTTTTATGCTCCTGTATTTTACTTTCCGTTCATTCAAACAGGCGGCACTCATCTTTACCGCAATTCCTATGAGTGCTATAGGGGGTGTATTTGCGCTTTTAGTGAGAGATATGCCATTCAGTATCAGTGCCGGGATTGGGTTTATTGCCCTTTTTGGAGTGGCAGTGCTGAACGGAATTGTTTTGATAGGAACATTCAACCAGTTAGAAAAAGAAGGTGAAACCGATATTCTGAAAAGAGTCTTTGAAGGAACGAAAACCAGATTAAGACCCGTTTTAATGACCGCCACAGTAGCTTCATTAGGATTTTTACCAATGGCTATTTCCACCGGAGCAGGGGCAGAAGTACAGAAACCTTTGGCAACAGTGGTAATTGGAGGTCTGGTAACTGCAACATTCCTTACCCTTTTCGTTTTGCCGATGCTATATATCATTTTTAACACAAAAATTTTGAAAAGAAAAAATACTAATAAAGGAATGTTTACTGCAATGCTTGCTGTAGGATTCATGATGCTGGGACAGAATTTCAAAGCACAGGCCAGACCTATTTCTGTAGATGAGGCGGTTGAGCAGGCAGTGAATAATAATTTAACCCTCCAGTCAAAAGACTTAAGCATTAAGTCTGCCGAAGCATTAAGACCCACAGCAAAAGAGCTTCCCAAATTAAGCTTTGAAGCCCAGCTCGGGCAATACAACAGTCCGAAGTTTGACCAGTCGTTTGCTATATCGCAGAGTGTTCCTTTTCCCACATTATTTAAGGCCAGAAAAGATCTGATCAATGAGAATATCAAAAGCAAGCAGATTGATAAGGAGGTTACGGCCAATGAATTGATAAAACAGGTTCGCACCTATTATTACCAGATTGAGTATTTGCAGTATAATAAAGCTCAGCTTACCAGTCTGGACAAATATTATGAAGAATTTATAAGAATTGCCACCGTAAGATTCAAAGCAGGTGATATCAAGAAAATTGAAATCAGTACCGCAGAAACCCAGAAAGGAGAAATTGATCTGCTGCTCAGACAGAATGAAGTCTATTTGAATAACGCCTACAAAAATCTAAAGACGCTTATCAATACTTCCGAAGATATTGAAGTTCCTTTTAACAAAGAATACGCACCTTTAAAAGCAGAAAATGTGCTGGATAGTTCCGTTGTTGCGAATAATCCCACTGTAAAAGCTTTTTATCAGGAAATGGAAATTGCTGAAAAGAATAAAAAAGTGGAAAAGTCTCTTGGGCTGCCAGATTTCAGTTTAGGATATACCAACCAGTCCCTTATTGGTCTTCATACCGTCAACGGACAGGAGAATTTTTATAATGCAGGAAAACGTTTTCAGTCGGCAACAGTAGGAGTTGCTATTCCATTGACGTTTGGCGCTACAAAAGCAAGAATTCAGGCATTGGAATATGAAAGACAGGTTGCAGAAACCAATGCAAAAATGCAGCAAAAACAGCTTTCTGCCCAATTGGAAAACGCATTCAGCCAGTATCAGCAGGACTTACAGCAATATGAATATTACACCAATCAGGCACTGCCAAATGCTGAGAAAATTGTAAAAGCCGCTCAATTAGGATATAAAACAGGAGAAATTTCCTATGTAGAGTATCTTTTTGCCCTCCAGACTGCCACGAATATTCAATTAAAATACCTGGAATCTATCCAGCAGGTTAATCAATCTGTCGTTACCATTAATTCAATTATCAATAAATAACATGAAACTAAAACGCAATATCATATATCTTACAGTCACAGCTCTTGCTATTGTAAGCTGCGGAAAACAGGAAAAACCAACGGAAAAAGCTGATGTTAAAACTGAACAGTCCGAAAAAGGCCACGAAGAAAAGCCCCAAACGATAGCATCACTTACGGAAGAGCAGATGAAATCCGTAGGAGTAGCTTTAGGAACTGTGGAAATGAAAGAACTGACATCTACCATAAAAGCCAATGGTTTGCTGAGTGTACCGAACAGCAATAAAGCAACCATCACTTCCCTGTACGGAGGAATCATTAAAACAATCAACATTCAGGTAGGAAGTATTGTAAAAAAAGGACAGGTTATTGCGACCATCGCCAATCCCGAATATATACAGCTTCAGGAAGATTATCTGACTACCAATAGCAGAATAACCTATGCAGAACAGGAATACAGAAGACAGAGAGAACTTTTTGATAATGATGCAGGTGCCAAGAAAAACCTTCAGAGTGCCGATGCTGAGCTGAAAACCTTAAGAACAAAAAGAGCATCTCTTTTGAAGCAGCTTCAGATGATGGGAATAAGTCCGGGTAAAGTCAGCAACGGAAACATGAAATCCGGATTGGTGATTACGGCGCCCATCAGCGGAACAATCAGCAGTATTACGGCACAGATCGGAAGTTATGTGGATATTTCCTCTCCCGTTGCCACAGTGATTGATAATGGCTCTATTCATCTGGACCTGCAGGTATTTGAAAAGGATCTTCCTAAAATGAAGGTAGGGCAGATTGTTCATTTTAAACTGACCAACAATCCGGAAACTGAATATGATGCAAGAATCTACAGCATAGGATCTTCTTTTGAAAACGAAAGCAAAACCATTTCTATGCACTGCGAAGTGATCGGAAATAAATCCGGACTGATTGACGGAATGAATATCACCGGAATTGTAAGCCTGGATAAAAGTACAACCCCCGCTGTCCCTACAGAAGCCATTGTAGAGGCAGACGGCAAATACTTCGTTTTTGTTCAGACTGATAAAAAAACAGAAGAAGAACATGATGAAAAAGGAAAACCGCATCCGAAAACCTTAAACTTTGAAAAAATAGAAGTGGTAAAAGGAACTTCCGATATGGGCTATACGGCTGTAACTCCCGTAGGGAATATTCCAGGCAATGCTGAAATTGTAGTAAAAGGAGCCTTTTTTGTGAATGCGAAGCTGGTGAATTCCGGAGAACACGAACATTAATCAAAGCCGCCGGAACCAGTAAAATGTCGATTATTATCCTTACATTAGAGCTGTTTACGTAATTTTTTATTGAATAAAAGCGGCAGAAAAGAATAAAAAGATCTACCCGAATTTTAATAAATAACCCGATTATGTTATTAAACAAAAAAATCTCAGTCTGGTATTTCATCCGTGAAATTAAAAGCCAAATTCTGTTGATCGGAATATTTGCCATTGCTATTGGTCTTCTGGACGAATTGCCGTGGTTCCGCAAAATATCACTCCCGTTGAATATTCCTGCATTGCTGGGAACAGCAGTATCATTGCTGCTGGCATTCCGTACTTCCCAATCCTACGAAAGATGGTGGGAAGCCAGAACAATCTGGGGCGCTATTGTCAATGATTCCAGAACTCTTATGAGACTGATCATTCAGTTTGTGCCTGCAGGAGATCACAGAACAGTAAAAGATTTTGCAGAAAGACAGATTATCTGGACCTATGCACTTGGAGAATCTTTGAGAAAGCTGCCTTTTTCTGAAAAAGTTCAGCAGTATTTGGATCAGCATCAGATCAAAGCAGCCAATATTCCCAACGCAATTCTGGACGAACACTCCAGACAGGTGAAAAGAATTGCAGCTTCCAGAGAGCTGACTGATTTTCAGCAGATGCAGCTTAATGATATCATTACAAGACTCTGCGACAGTATGGGAAAATGTGAAAGACTCAAGAATACGGTTTTCCCACGTTCTTACAGTGTTTTAGTTCATGTTTTGATCTATGTTTTTGCAGCCATACTTCCTTTTGGACTTGATGATTCTCAGTTGCTGGTAGAAATTGCCATCACTTTCCTGGTTCCGGTGACATTCATTGCGATTGAAAAAACATCCATCATTATGCAGGATCCATTTGAAAACGGTCCTGTAGATACTCCAATGACTTCGCTGGCACAGACTATAGAAATCAATATCAGACAGATGACCGGGGAGCAGAATGTTCCCCCTAAAAAAGGAAATACATCTTATTATGAAATGTAATTAAACCATAAACCCTATGGAAAATACACCAACACAAACCGTTTCTGCAGGAAGCAGACATAAAAAGAACCTCCTGATTGTTCTCTGCCTTAGCGGAACCTATCTTATTGCCGAGGTAATAGGCGGTATAGTGACCAACAGCCTTGCTTTACTAGCCGATGCAGCCCATATGCTTACCGATGTGGTAGGATTATTGTTGGCATTTATTGCCATCAAAATAGGAGAAAGAAAAGCAGACCCTTCCAGAACATACGGGTATTACCGTACAGAAATATTAGCAGCCGTAATTAATGCAGTGGTTTTACTGGCCATTTCGGTCTATGTTTTGTCCGAGGCCTACCAGCGTTTTCAGAATCCGCCTGAAGTACAAAGTAAATCCATGCTGATTGTAGCAGGAATAGGATTGGTCGTCAACGTGGTAGGAATGATGATTCTGAGAAAAGACTCCGAAGGCAGCTTAAATATGAAAGGAGCCTATTTTGAAGTCCTTTCAGATATGTTGACCTCAGTGGGAGTCATGATAGCGGGAGTGATTATGCTCACAACAGGCTGGTACTACGCCGATCCGTTGATCTCAGCCGCAATCGGGCTTTTGATCTTCCCGAGAACATGGAGACTGCTGAAAGAAGCCATTAATGTTTTACTCGAAGGAACACCTAAGGATGTAGATATTCATGAACTTCGTAAATCCCTTGAACAGACTCCGGGGGTGATAAATATTCATGATCTGCATGTATGGTCACTGACATCCAGCGTTAATGCGATGAGTACGCATGTGGTAAAAGAGACAGGATATTCTCAAAATGAATTGTTAGCTGCATTAACAAATACCACGATTACTAATTTTAAAATCAGTCATACCACTTTTCAGATTGAAGAGGAAGGCTATGAAGAAAATGAAGTTCATCTGTAAAATTTTAAAAGCGAACAATGAAAAAAGATATAGAACACAAACTCATTGATAAAAATACCAAGCCTACCAGTATGAGAATCTTGGTATATGATTTCTTAAGCTCTCAGGAAGCAGCTTTATCCCTTTCTGAAATAGAAAATCATTTTGACAATGCAGACAGAATTACCATCTACAGAACACTGAAAACCTTTGAAGAAAAAGGAATTGTTCACAGCATTCAGGAAAATACAACCACAAAATATAAATTATGTGAAGACGATTGTGATGAAAAAACACATAAAGACTGGCACCTTCATTTCTACTGTAAAATATGCAAGCAGACCACCTGTAAGGAAGATATTTCCTTCCCGGAAAACATTCAGACCCATTTCAGGATTGACGAAATACGGCTGTTTGCCAAAGGAATCTGCGAAAATTGTCTTGAAAGTTTGCAATAGTATTGCATCAGTCTCATCTTTACATTTGTTAAAAAAAGTAAGTTATGGAAAAATGCTGTAGTACAAACCCCCAAAAGCCAGATACAAAAGGGCACCAACATAATCACGCAGAAGGAGACGGACATGACCATGACGGGCATGATCACTCTCACGACTCCGGAGACCAGACGGTCTTCCAGATGTTTCTTCCGGCTATTATATCCTTTATCATCTTATTATTGGGAATTGCCTTTGACAATTACATAAAACCCGTGTGGTTTACAGGCTGGGTACGTCTGGTGTGGTTCCTGGCTGCCTATATCCCGGTAGGATTTCCGGTGTTGGAGGATGCGTATAAAAGTATTATCAAAGGAGATGTATTCTCAGAATTCTTTCTGATGAGTATAGCAACAATCGGCGCTTTTGCCATCGGAGAATATCCTGAAGGAGTAGCCGTGATGCTGTTTTATGCCGTAGGAGAAGTATTCCAGTCTATGGCCGTTACCAGAGCTAAAGGAAATATAAAAGCATTATTGGATCAGCGTCCTGATGAGGTAACGGTTATGGAAAATAATCAGCCAAAGACAATGAAAGCCAAAGAAGCTAAAATTGGAGACATCATTCAGCTGAAACCCGGAGAAAAGCTGGCGCTGGATGGAGAACTTCTTTCAGATTCAGCTTCATTCAATACCGCAGCTTTAACGGGAGAAAGTAAACCTGATACCAAAAATAAAGGCGAAGCAGTTCTTGCAGGGATGATTAATATGAACAGTATTGCTTTAGTAAAAGTAAATACAGCCTATGAAGACAGCAAGCTGAGTAAAATTCTCGAATTGGTTCAGAATGCTACGGCTCAAAAAGCACCTACAGAATTATTCATCAGAAAATTTGCAAAAGTATATACTCCCATCGTTGTATTTCTTGCCATAGGAATCTGTTTACTGCCTTATTTCTTCGTGAGCGATTATCAGTTCAGAGACTGGCTGTACAGAGCATTGATATTCCTTGTGATTTCCTGCCCCTGTGCTTTGGTAATTTCCATTCCGCTTGGATATTTCGGAGGAATTGGCGCGGCTAGCCGAAACGGAATTTTATTCAAAGGAAGTAATTTCCTGGACAGTATTGCAGAGATTCAGAATGTGGTAATGGATAAAACGGGAACCATGACAGAAGGCGTATTCAAAGTTCAGGAAGTAAGCATGGCTTCAGAATTTAATAAAGAGGAAATCCTTCAGATGGTGAATGCCCTCGAAAGCAAAAGTACCCACCCGGTGGCAACCGCTATTCACAATTATGTAGGAGATATCAATCACAACATTCCTTTGGAAAATGTTGAAGAAATTGCCGGCCATGGACTGAAAGCCATTATCAACGGAAAAGAACTTCTGGTAGGAAACTTTAAGCTGATGGATAAGTTTAATATCAGCTATGATCTTAACCCTGCCAATATTGTGTATACAGTAATTGCAGTCGCTTATGATAAAAAATTTGCAGGCTACATCACCATTGCAGACAGCATAAAAGAAGATGCTAAAGAAACGGTTGACAATCTGCACAAAATGAATGTAAAAGCTACAATGCTGAGCGGTGATAAAAGTACCGTTGTAAAATATGTAGCAGATCAGCTGGGTATTGACCATGCATTCGGTGATTTGCTGCCGGAAGATAAAGTCAATAAGGTTAAAGAAATAAAATCCCGAAATCAAACTGTAGCTTTCGTAGGAGACGGAGTAAATGATGCCCCTGTAGTAGCCTTAAGTGATGTAGGAATTGCAATGGGAGGCTTAGGAAGTGATGCAACCATTGAAACAGCTGATGTTGTGATTCAGGATGACAAGCCAAGCAAAATACCAATGGCTATCAACATCGGAAAGCAAACGAAAAAGATCGTTTGGCAAAATATAGTTCTTGCCTTCGCGGTAAAAGCTGTGGTGCTGATTCTGGGAGCAGGAGGACTTGCAACGATGTGGGAAGCCGTATTTGCCGATGTAGGCGTTGCATTGCTGGCAATTTTAAATGCAGTGAGAATCCAAAGAATGAAATTTTAAAAAGCAAATAATAAACACAACTCAATTATATTGAATAAAAGCTCTGCTGAATTTCAGCAGGGCTTTTGTTTTACATTACACGTCATGCAGCCATTCTGTATAAATCTATATTATGCAGCTGAGACTCCTACGGATTGACAAAGGGACTGTCTTTACTTTCTGTATAAATTATGACAGATCATTAGACAATTACAACAACTATAAAACTAATACACACAGCTTGTCATTTCGTAGGAATCTCTACAAAAACAAATTAAAGAGAAATCAAATCACTATTGTAATTTTATCGGAGATAAACTCTTTGCGCCTTAAAACAGTAAGCTTTGAAAAAAACTTGCGGCTTTGCGATTTCCAACAAAACAAGACATTTTAAAAAACAAAAAGCTCTGCTAAAGACATTAGCAAAGCTTTTATTAACAAGATTAAACTTTTATATAAAGAACTAAGTTTTGATTAGGTCTCAATTTTCAATCAAAGTTCGGGATAAAATGATTCCGTTGATAGGCACAGTTTTGAGTTTTTTGTGGGTAACAGTACTCAGTCGTAATGACATTCATCATAAATACATTATAAAACAGTTTTGAAGTAGTATATTTGTAACAGAGAAAAAACCGTTGAAGGTATTCATTTCCATATTCATCATTTTTACCGTTGCATTACGTCCTGTTTTGCCATTGGTAAACTATGCAGTGAACTATGATTATATTGTGAAAAACCTTTGTGAGAACAGAAACGTACCACAATCTACGTGTAAAGGAAAATGCTATGTGGAAAAAGAACTGGCAAAAACAGAAAAGCAGACCAATAGCTCTCCAACAGTAAAAATTGCAGGATTAGATGTTTTTATTTCTCATGACATTCTTTCTTTCTTATCGCATGTGAGCACGGAATCGCTTTCTGAAATTCCAGATTCCAGTTACTTAAATTCTCACTCTTCAGAATACTTTTCAAGGATATTCCATCCTCCTCTGGCTTAGCCTTTATTGTAAACTATGTTTTTAGTTTATAGGGTAAATGTGTTTAAAAGCTTTTACCAATAAGTCATTAAAGATACACTGTGCAATGAAAACAAATAATTGTAATCAATTAAGAATGCACTGAGAAATTCTATGCTTTTTCAGTCCTGTATACTGTATCATAACTTTATTTAACATTATTAATTTCAATTTAACATTAAAATGAAATCTCCTATTATTTTGACTGCCCTGCTGTCAATATCATTACTGTCGTGTGCCAAAGAAACCCCACAGGTAAAGCATGCAAGCCATATGGACTCTTCCGGAAAAAATATGGAAAACGTAAAGGTGGTGAATGAAATAGATCCCGTCTGTCATATGAAAACCGCCGGATCTGTTAAAGATACAGCGGTGTATAAAAATAAAACGTACGGTTTTTGCAGTGTCTTCTGCAAAGGTGAATTTAAAAAAAGCCCTGAGCAATATGCCCAAAAATAAGAAGACCAATAATAAAAGTAAAGTGATCATACCTATTGCGGTATTTGCATTGCTTTTTCTGGGAATCGGGGTAGGAATGGGGTATTTTAAAAAGAACCTCTATACCGTAATGAAAGTTCCGGATTTTGAGCTTACCGATCAGAACGGTAAAAAAATCACCAATAAGGATATGCTGGGAAAAGTTTATCTCGTAGAGTTTTTCTTCAGCAAATGTCCCACCATATGTCCGGTGATGAATACCAATATGAAGGCTATTCAGAACCAGGTTAATGATCCCGGTTTCGGGATCATCTCCATCAGTATTGATCCGGAAAATGATACTCCTTCAGCCCTGAAAGAACATGCTGAGAGAATAGGGGCAAAGTCCCCAAACTGGCATTTCCTGACCGGAGACCGCACCTATATTGGTGATCTTGCAGATCAGTTTAATATCTACGTTGGGGATAAGGAAGATGAGGGAGAAAGCCTGAATCACAGCGGAATGATTGCCCTGGTAGATCAGGAGGGAAATATCCGTTGCAGGTATAATAAAGAAAATATGCCCATTCTCTATTATTCAGGATTAAACTATGAAGATCCGGAAGGGAAAAACCCAAGGCTAAACGGAAAATACCACCCGGACAGAGAAATCCTGATTGAGGATATTAAGAAATTATTGAAATAGGGAAGTGGGAAGCTGGATGTTTGAAGCAGGAAGTTATTCCAGACGATGAAGTACCGGCGATTGTTGAGATAGCTATAAAAGTAAATGAGAGTTAAAGAAGTTATGTTATGACATTAATGACTTCCAGCCTCCATCTCCCATCTTCCGCCTGATAGAAAACATTGTTCAACCATAAACAAAAACGTTATGAAGATTATGAAAATAGCTGCCTTAAGCGCAGTTTTCGCGGCTCAGTTTGCATTGGCTCAGTTTAAGCAGACACCTCTGCCTTATGCTTATAATGCTCTGGAAGGGAATATTGATGCCCAGACCATGGAAATTCATTATTCAAAACATGCGGCAGCGTATGTAGCCAACCTGAATAAAGCAATTGCAGGAACTCCACAGGAAAAAGAAACCTTGTTTCAGATTCTTTCCAATGTTTCAAAACTGCCTGCCGCAGTGAGAAATAATGCAGGAGGACATTACAACCACGAGCTGTTCTGGACTGTTCTTACGCCTCAGAAAAATACACAGCCTTCAGCAAAATTAGCAAAAGCGATTACTGAAACTTTCGGAAGCATGGATGCTTTTAAAGAAAAGATTGCGAAAGCCGGAGCAGACCGTTTCGGATCAGGATGGGCCTGGCTTTCTGTGGATAAAAGCGGAAAACTGTTCGTTTCTTCTACTCCCAATCAGGACAATCCTCTGATGGATGTAGTAGAAGAAAAAGGGACACCTATCTTCGGAATTGATGTCTGGGAACACGCTTATTATTTAAAATATCAGAATAAAAGAGCAGATTATCTCAGCGCTATCTGGAACGTTACCA of the Chryseobacterium aureum genome contains:
- a CDS encoding cation diffusion facilitator family transporter; protein product: MENTPTQTVSAGSRHKKNLLIVLCLSGTYLIAEVIGGIVTNSLALLADAAHMLTDVVGLLLAFIAIKIGERKADPSRTYGYYRTEILAAVINAVVLLAISVYVLSEAYQRFQNPPEVQSKSMLIVAGIGLVVNVVGMMILRKDSEGSLNMKGAYFEVLSDMLTSVGVMIAGVIMLTTGWYYADPLISAAIGLLIFPRTWRLLKEAINVLLEGTPKDVDIHELRKSLEQTPGVINIHDLHVWSLTSSVNAMSTHVVKETGYSQNELLAALTNTTITNFKISHTTFQIEEEGYEENEVHL
- a CDS encoding heavy metal translocating P-type ATPase; this encodes MEKCCSTNPQKPDTKGHQHNHAEGDGHDHDGHDHSHDSGDQTVFQMFLPAIISFIILLLGIAFDNYIKPVWFTGWVRLVWFLAAYIPVGFPVLEDAYKSIIKGDVFSEFFLMSIATIGAFAIGEYPEGVAVMLFYAVGEVFQSMAVTRAKGNIKALLDQRPDEVTVMENNQPKTMKAKEAKIGDIIQLKPGEKLALDGELLSDSASFNTAALTGESKPDTKNKGEAVLAGMINMNSIALVKVNTAYEDSKLSKILELVQNATAQKAPTELFIRKFAKVYTPIVVFLAIGICLLPYFFVSDYQFRDWLYRALIFLVISCPCALVISIPLGYFGGIGAASRNGILFKGSNFLDSIAEIQNVVMDKTGTMTEGVFKVQEVSMASEFNKEEILQMVNALESKSTHPVATAIHNYVGDINHNIPLENVEEIAGHGLKAIINGKELLVGNFKLMDKFNISYDLNPANIVYTVIAVAYDKKFAGYITIADSIKEDAKETVDNLHKMNVKATMLSGDKSTVVKYVADQLGIDHAFGDLLPEDKVNKVKEIKSRNQTVAFVGDGVNDAPVVALSDVGIAMGGLGSDATIETADVVIQDDKPSKIPMAINIGKQTKKIVWQNIVLAFAVKAVVLILGAGGLATMWEAVFADVGVALLAILNAVRIQRMKF
- a CDS encoding YHS domain-containing protein, translating into MKSPIILTALLSISLLSCAKETPQVKHASHMDSSGKNMENVKVVNEIDPVCHMKTAGSVKDTAVYKNKTYGFCSVFCKGEFKKSPEQYAQK
- a CDS encoding efflux RND transporter periplasmic adaptor subunit: MKLKRNIIYLTVTALAIVSCGKQEKPTEKADVKTEQSEKGHEEKPQTIASLTEEQMKSVGVALGTVEMKELTSTIKANGLLSVPNSNKATITSLYGGIIKTINIQVGSIVKKGQVIATIANPEYIQLQEDYLTTNSRITYAEQEYRRQRELFDNDAGAKKNLQSADAELKTLRTKRASLLKQLQMMGISPGKVSNGNMKSGLVITAPISGTISSITAQIGSYVDISSPVATVIDNGSIHLDLQVFEKDLPKMKVGQIVHFKLTNNPETEYDARIYSIGSSFENESKTISMHCEVIGNKSGLIDGMNITGIVSLDKSTTPAVPTEAIVEADGKYFVFVQTDKKTEEEHDEKGKPHPKTLNFEKIEVVKGTSDMGYTAVTPVGNIPGNAEIVVKGAFFVNAKLVNSGEHEH
- a CDS encoding Fur family transcriptional regulator, coding for MKKDIEHKLIDKNTKPTSMRILVYDFLSSQEAALSLSEIENHFDNADRITIYRTLKTFEEKGIVHSIQENTTTKYKLCEDDCDEKTHKDWHLHFYCKICKQTTCKEDISFPENIQTHFRIDEIRLFAKGICENCLESLQ
- a CDS encoding bestrophin family protein — protein: MLLNKKISVWYFIREIKSQILLIGIFAIAIGLLDELPWFRKISLPLNIPALLGTAVSLLLAFRTSQSYERWWEARTIWGAIVNDSRTLMRLIIQFVPAGDHRTVKDFAERQIIWTYALGESLRKLPFSEKVQQYLDQHQIKAANIPNAILDEHSRQVKRIAASRELTDFQQMQLNDIITRLCDSMGKCERLKNTVFPRSYSVLVHVLIYVFAAILPFGLDDSQLLVEIAITFLVPVTFIAIEKTSIIMQDPFENGPVDTPMTSLAQTIEINIRQMTGEQNVPPKKGNTSYYEM
- a CDS encoding CusA/CzcA family heavy metal efflux RND transporter, with amino-acid sequence MLDKIIKFSIKNKVIIGLMTLVLIIWGTWSATRLPIDAVPDITNNQVQIITVCPTLAGQEVEQLVTFPIEQSIANVPDIQETRSISRFGLSVITVVFKENVDVYFARQLINEQLKNAVEEIPKGVGTPELAPVSTGLGEVYQYILHPKKGSEKKYNAKELRSMQDWIVRRQLNGTPGVAEINSFGGELKQYEVAIDPNRLKAMGTSITEIFTALEKNNQNTGGAYIDKKPNAYFIRGIGLVTSLEDIKNIAVKNETGSVPIFIKDVADVRLGSAVRYGALTYDGKVDAVGGVVMMLKGANSNEVVSNIKAKIPTIQKSLPDDVIIEPFLDRTDLVDRAISTVQKNLIEGALIVIFVLVIFLGNLRAGLIVASAIPLSLLFALGMMNVFGVSANLMSLGAIDFGLIVDGAVIIVEATLHHLGVRKSALALTQSEMDEEVFLSASKIRSSAAFGEIIILIVYIPILTLAGVEGKMFTPMAKTVGFAILGALILSLTYIPMMSALFLSKKISHKETFSDKMMNRLQKIYQPLLQKAIKVKYIIVSVTAVVFLISAFIFKNMGGEFIPQLQEGDYAFHCILPQGSSLSQSIETSMQASRLIKQFDEVKMVVGKTGSAEVPTDPMPPEATDMIVVLKPQSEWKTKKSYNELADEISEKLETIPGVFFEKNQPIQMRFNELMTGIRQDVAVKIFGENLDSLAVYADKVGKVIQTVDGATAPQIERVSGLPQINVQYDRTRIANYGLNIEDVNNAVSTAFAGKAAGQVFENERRFDLVVRLDSLHRTDISDVNNLMITSAAGAQIPLSQVANISYKLGPAQISREQGKRRIVIGFNVKGRDVESVVKDIQAKLDKVKLPSGYYFTYGGQFENLQEASQRLMIAVPVSLLLIFMLLYFTFRSFKQAALIFTAIPMSAIGGVFALLVRDMPFSISAGIGFIALFGVAVLNGIVLIGTFNQLEKEGETDILKRVFEGTKTRLRPVLMTATVASLGFLPMAISTGAGAEVQKPLATVVIGGLVTATFLTLFVLPMLYIIFNTKILKRKNTNKGMFTAMLAVGFMMLGQNFKAQARPISVDEAVEQAVNNNLTLQSKDLSIKSAEALRPTAKELPKLSFEAQLGQYNSPKFDQSFAISQSVPFPTLFKARKDLINENIKSKQIDKEVTANELIKQVRTYYYQIEYLQYNKAQLTSLDKYYEEFIRIATVRFKAGDIKKIEISTAETQKGEIDLLLRQNEVYLNNAYKNLKTLINTSEDIEVPFNKEYAPLKAENVLDSSVVANNPTVKAFYQEMEIAEKNKKVEKSLGLPDFSLGYTNQSLIGLHTVNGQENFYNAGKRFQSATVGVAIPLTFGATKARIQALEYERQVAETNAKMQQKQLSAQLENAFSQYQQDLQQYEYYTNQALPNAEKIVKAAQLGYKTGEISYVEYLFALQTATNIQLKYLESIQQVNQSVVTINSIINK